Sequence from the Desertibacillus haloalkaliphilus genome:
CACTTCCCCCACACTGTAAGCCAATAACTAAATCTGAGGCAGGGCAAGTTTCTCGTTGTCGTTCATTTAATTGTTTAAGTCTTATGTCTGCCATATTCATAATAGATTCGATCATTTGGTGAAACCCTTGTTGGTCCTGTAAGGAAATAATATCATCATCGGTCGAGTCACTTGAAACTAACCGTTCAGGGGCGAGCTTTTCACAACCTAGCCCCACAACCATTACCTCTCCGCCAAAGTTAGGGTGGGATGCTAGGCTTTGGATGGTTCGAATCGGTATCTCTGCTTCAGGGGCGTTGATCGCAACGCCACAACCATAATTATGGTTCAATGCAACGACATCATGCACATTTGGGTACTTAGGCAAGATCTCTTTTTTTACTTTATTTACTGCATAATCAAGGACACCAACAACACATTGGACACTAGTAGTGATCCCTAAAATATTTTTGATGCCTACACTTCCATCCGAATTTCGGTAACCTTCAAACGTATAGCCCTCAAGGGGAGATGACTCTTTCATATCTCCATTGTTTGCAAGTGGTAACTCATCTAATTCGGGAGGAGTAGGTAGATTGATTGAAGATTCTTTGACCCAGCTACCCTTTTTAAGGGAGGTGGCTGCATAGCCAATGACTTCTCCATAACGAGTAATTGCTTGACCTTCGGATATATCATCTAAAGTAACTTTATGCCCTTGTGGTACAAATTCCTCTAATGTTAGACCGCAAGAAAATGTGGTGCCCTCACGTAATCCTACCGAATTCACAATAATGGCAACGTTATCATTTTCGTTTACTTTAATATAAAGTGGTATCTCTTCATGAGTGGGGTTCAACGACATATATCTATCTCCCTTCAATTAGGTCATGGATCAAACTCACTTGTTTAATTGTATGACAATAAAACATTTTCGGGATAATTGTAAGACAATAATAAATATCTGTCAATTCTAAACAGTGGGAAAAGTTGTGGTAACCCCAGAGTAACAAGGAATTATTTGTAACTCGTTAGAGTCATGGTTAGTAATGGTTACTTTCGAAAATTGAAATAAAACTACATTTTTTATTTTTTGAATTGACACCAAATTTTATTTGTCTTACAATTTACACAACAAGTTAATTGTCTTACAAATAAACAAAATTACTAAATGAAAAGTGAGGGAGGCAAAAAATACTACTTAATTATGGCAAATGACTCCAGTTTAAAGGGGCTACCGTCTAAGCGGTACTAAACCTGTTAAATTGAAAGCGGAATCATAGAAAAAAATTGAATGATAAGGTGTGTGATGTTATGGCTCATCAATTAGCGAATCAGGCAATGTCTCAAGGTGGTGCAACTAGTACACCAACCATTACTGAGATGCAAGTCATCCCTGTAGCGGGGCATGATAGTATGTTGCTTAATCTGAGTGGGGCACATGGTCCTTTTTTTACAAGGAATGTCGTTATTCTAAAAGATAATGCAGGAAACACGGGTGTTGGTGAAGTTCCTGGTGGAGAAAAAATACGTCAAACGCTAGAAGACGCAAAGGTTTTAGTCGTTGGCCATTCAATTGGAACGTATAATAATATCCTGAATTCGGTAAGGAAACAATTTGCGGATAGAGATGCAGCTGGAAGAGGGAACCAAACATTTGATTTAAGAACAACTATTCATGCTGTTACGGCTCTCGAAGCTGCATTACTAGATTTATTAGGTAAACATCTTAATGTACCTGTTGCTGCCTTGCTTGGAGAGGGGCAACAACGAGACCGTGTCGAAATGTTAGGGTATTTATTTTATATTGGCGATCGGGTAAAAACAGATTTACCATATTTAAGTGATATGGACGCTGATAATGAATGGTTTCGGTTACGACATGAAGAAGCATTGACTCCTGAAGCAATTGTTCGCCTTGCTGAAGCAGCACATGAAAGATACGGGTTTAATGACTTCAAGCTAAAAGGAGGAGTACTTTCTGGTTCAGAAGAAATTGAGGCTGTTACCGCCCTTGCTGAACGTTTTCCAGAAGCTAGAATTACATTGGATCCGAACGGTGCATGGTCATTGAAAGAGGCAATCAGTCTTTGTCGTAATCAATATCACATTTTAGCGTATGCAGAAGATCCTTGTGGTGCTGAAGGAGGATATTCAGCCCGAGAAGTTATGGCTGAATTTAAACGAGCAACCGGATTACCTACAGCGACGAATATGATCGCAACTGATTGGCGAGAAATGGGACACTCGATCCAATTAAATTCTGTTGATATCCCGCTAGCCGATCCTCATTTCTGGACAATGCAAGGTTCTGTACGTGTTGCACAAATGTGTAATGAGTGGGGATTAACATGGGGGTCTCATTCAAATAACCATTTTGATATCTCATTAGCTATGTTCACACATGTCGCAGCAGCAGCACCAGGGGATATCACAGCCATTGATACTCATTGGATTTGGCAAGATGGTCAACGCCTTACTAAAGATCCATTTAGAATTGTAAATGGTGAAGTAGAAGTGCCGGCAAAACCAGGTTTAGGTGTTGAAGTCGACATGGATCAGATCGAAAAAGCTCATAAGCTCTATACGGACAATGGCCTTGGTGTGAGAGATGATTCGATTGCCATGCAATATTTAATGCCTGGTTGGAAGTTTGATAATAAGCGACCTTGTTTAGTTCGTTAATTGAAACTGTTGGATAAATTAAAGGTAAAAGAAGGCTTTTGGTTAAGGGATAAGGTGCAAATGAACCAAGTTTCATTAACGTTTATTTTCAGTTTTGTTGACAAATCCTGAGGGCGCATCCAGGAAATCAGATAATTTTTAACATTAAAATTCGTATTATTGACTAATAATTTTATTTGTCTTACAATTAACCCAAATAATACGAAGTACAAATTTAGGATGTGTGGGCCAAATGGGAGAAAACAAAAATAAACTTGAAATGAAATCCTTAGATCGTAAGACGTTATCAAAGCAAGTAATAGATCAAATCATCGACTTGTTGTTAAGTGGGCAACTAAAACCAGGTGACAAATTACCTCCAGAAATGGAGTTGTTAGAAATACTTGGTGTAAGTCGACCGGTGCTACGTGAAGCGTTGAGTTCATTAGAAACTCTCGGGATCATTCAACGACGTACACGTGAAGGTACTTTTTTCACAAACAGTATTGGTAGTAAACCATACTCGATTATGTTAGCGCTATCGGCTGGTAATTTACCAGCAATTATGGAAACACGGATGTCTCTTGAGTTAGGACTTGTTTCAATTGCTGCTGAAAAAATTACTGACGAAGATTTAGCACGTCTCAAAGAGACAATTGATTATATGGCTAACAATGTCGAATACACAGAGCAAGACCGTGACTTTCATCGAATTATTGCTTATAGTGCGAGTAATCCAGTCATGGCTGGGATCATTGATCCACTTTTAGATGCATTCGATAGTACTGTAGATCAGATTTCTAAGCGGGACCGTAACCAAGAAGAAACATTAGCACAACACATCGAAATTTATAAGGCATTAGAAAAGCGTGATCCAATTGAGTCTTTTCAAAAGATGTATCAACATTTAGATTACGTAAGAAACAAAGTGTTAAAAGGAATAAAAGTCAATTCCTAAATAGTCGTTTTCGGTTATAACTTTATTAAAGAAAGGATGTCCGTTAAATATGACAATCGAAAGAAAAGCTCCAACAGGAATTTTAGGTTTTCCAGTTGCTCCATTTACTAATGAAGGAAACATAGATGAAAAAGTATTAGAAAAAAATATTAATTTTTTGGTTGAAGAAGGGTTAACTTCCATTTTTGTTGCATGTGGTGCGGGTGAATTTCAATCCATCAACCAAAAAGAATATCAAAAAATGGTTGAAATCGCTGTATCAACTGTTAATGGAAAGGTACCTGTGTATACGGGGGTGGGTGGAAACCTTTCGCAAGCATTAGAGCAAACGGAACTATCAGCAAAACTTGGGGCAGACGGATATTTGGTTCTTCCTCCGTATCTTATTGAAGGTGAACAGGAAGGCATCTTTAATTACTTAAAAACAGTTGTAAATAGCACGGATTTAAATGCCATTTTATACCAACGCGATAATTGCATTGCTTCTTTGGAAACGGTAACAAAGTTAGCGGAATATCCACAGGTTGTTGGTGTGAAAGATGGCGCTGGTAATATGGAGTTAAATATGGAACTCATCCAAAACCTAGGTGATCGTTTGGAATGGGTCAACGGAATGCCGCTTGCAGAAGTGACAATGCCTGCTTTTTATCATATAGGATTTAACTCATACTCTTCTGCAATTTCGAATTACATTCCGCATGTTTCAAGGTTGTTCTTTAACGCGTTACAAAATGGTGATCAGCAACTTCTTAATGACTTATATCAAGATGTTATTTTCCCGATTAATAACATCCGTAAACAGCGAAAAGGCTATGCGGTCTCATTAATCAAGGCCGGAATGGACATTGTCGGTTTACCGGTTACAGATGTTGTTAGACCACCAGTTGTTCCTGTTGAGAAAGAACATTATCAACAATTAGAGAAAATCTTAAAAGGTGTTATGGATAAATACCCAAATGATAAGAAAGTAACCCTTTAATGTAACGTTATATTTTAATATAAGGAGAGGATAAGATGAGTCTACAAACGAAGAAGGAAACATTTTTAAACTTTGTAAATGGTGAATGGGTAGCTTCTTCTACAGGTGAAGTTGAAGAGAGTATCAACCCTGCTAATAAGGATGAGATCGTAGGATATATTCAAAAATCTAGTTTAAAAGACTTAGAGAAAGCTATAACAGCAGCAAAACAAGCTAAAAACCCGTGGCGTAAACTTTCCGGTGCAGAGAGAGGGAACTATCTTTATAAGGCCGCTGATATTCTAGAAGAGAATATTGAGGACATTGCAACGACAATGACGAAAGAAATGGGGAAAACGTTCCCAGAGGCTAAGGGTGAAACAGCTCGCGGTGTAGCGATATTACGATATTATGCTGGAGAAGGAATGAGAAAAGTAGGGGATGTCATTCCTTCAACTGACAGTGAAGCTCTAATGTTTACAACCCGATCTCCATTAGGAGTTGTTGGCGTGATTACTCCTTGGAATTTCCCGGTTGCTATTCCTGTTTGGAAAATGGCGCCTGCATTAATTTACGGAAATACAGTTGTAATAAAGCCGGCTTCAGAAGCTGCAGTAACTGCAGCGAAAGTCATCAAATGTTTTGAAGAAGCAGGTTTACCAAATGGTGTAATTAATATGGTAACAGGATCGGGATCGGTAATTGGTCAAGGGATTGTAGATAACACTGATATTGACGGGATTACGTTTACTGGCTCTGATATGGTTGGAAAACAAGTAGGTCAAGGAGCGTTAGCTCGAGGGGCTAAGTACCAATTAGAGATGGGTGGTAAAAACCCAGTTATTGTTGCTGAAGATGCCGATCTAGATTTAGCAGTTGAGGCAACGATTAGCGGAGGATTACGTTCAACTGGACAAAAGTGTACTGCTACAAGTCGTGTCATTGTTCATGCTGATGTTTATGAAGAGTTTAGAAATAAACTTGTCGCAAAAGTCAAAGAGATAAAAATCGGTAATGGATTGCAAGATGGTACATGGATGGGACCTTGTGCAAGTGAAAACCAGCTGAATACAGTATTATCATACATTTCAAAAGGAAAAGAAGAGGGAGCCGATTTAATCTGCGGAGGTAATCGTTACCAAGATTCTGATAACCCAAATGGTTTCTTTGTTGAACCGACAGTGTTTGATAATGTGAAAAATAATATGGCTATTGCTCAAGAAGAGATCTTCGGCCCCGTATTAGCCTTAATAAAAGTTGATAATATTGAAGAAGCATTAGAAGTAGCTAATGATGTGAAGTTTGGATTAAGTGCTTCTATCTTTACGACAAATATCAGTAAAATGCTTTCATTTATTGAAGATATGGAAGCAGGCTTAGTAAGAATCAACGCAGAAAGTGCAGGAGTTGAACTACAAGCTCCGTTTGGCGGGATGAAGCAATCAAGCTCACATTCTCGTGAGCAAGGTCAAGCAGCGATCGAGTTCTTTACATCAATCAAAACTGTTTTTGTAAAGTAAGTGTAACTGTGGTTTGTGGAGGGCTCTCTCTAGGGTCTTCCACTCCATTCACCCAATTAGTAAGCGGTTACAATCTATTGAAAGAAGAGCGCACTTACAACCTTTAAATTAAAGGAGGGATAATGTGGCCGAAAAATATGGTGATATCTATTCTAGTATATTTATGATGTTATTTGCTCTATTGATGTATATAAGCACCTTTAACATGCAAAGTATGGCAGAAGTAAGTGTAGGTCCAGAAACCGTCCCTCAGATTGTAGCGATTGGTATTTTCATCTTTAGTGTAATTTTGCTACTACAAGGTATTAAGAAAGTAAAAAGTTACAGTCCACCAGTAGAACCCGAAGGTACAAAGGATGAAACTGAGAATGATTATAGTGGAAAGAAAAGCCTCGTATCGGTGTTAATAACGCTCTTATTGGTTATTTGCTATGTGTTGGTCATGCCGATTTTAGGATTTATTATCTCGTCTACTCTATATCTAATCGTGCAATTTTGTTTTCTTGCAAAACGAGAGAACTGGAATATTCCGCTATATGCACTAATAGCAGTCGTTGTTTCAGTTTCAGTATACTTCTTTTTTAGAAATTTATTCTACTTAATGTTGCCACAAGGCATCTTAGGGTAAAGGAGGTGGCATCATGCTGGAAATGTTGAGTGCTGGATTTTCAGAAATGCTTACGATTTACACAATGAGTTTGATCTTTATTGGGGTAGCAATGGGGTTAGTGTTTG
This genomic interval carries:
- the gudD gene encoding glucarate dehydratase; this translates as MSQGGATSTPTITEMQVIPVAGHDSMLLNLSGAHGPFFTRNVVILKDNAGNTGVGEVPGGEKIRQTLEDAKVLVVGHSIGTYNNILNSVRKQFADRDAAGRGNQTFDLRTTIHAVTALEAALLDLLGKHLNVPVAALLGEGQQRDRVEMLGYLFYIGDRVKTDLPYLSDMDADNEWFRLRHEEALTPEAIVRLAEAAHERYGFNDFKLKGGVLSGSEEIEAVTALAERFPEARITLDPNGAWSLKEAISLCRNQYHILAYAEDPCGAEGGYSAREVMAEFKRATGLPTATNMIATDWREMGHSIQLNSVDIPLADPHFWTMQGSVRVAQMCNEWGLTWGSHSNNHFDISLAMFTHVAAAAPGDITAIDTHWIWQDGQRLTKDPFRIVNGEVEVPAKPGLGVEVDMDQIEKAHKLYTDNGLGVRDDSIAMQYLMPGWKFDNKRPCLVR
- a CDS encoding tripartite tricarboxylate transporter TctB family protein translates to MAEKYGDIYSSIFMMLFALLMYISTFNMQSMAEVSVGPETVPQIVAIGIFIFSVILLLQGIKKVKSYSPPVEPEGTKDETENDYSGKKSLVSVLITLLLVICYVLVMPILGFIISSTLYLIVQFCFLAKRENWNIPLYALIAVVVSVSVYFFFRNLFYLMLPQGILG
- the kdgD gene encoding 5-dehydro-4-deoxyglucarate dehydratase, with the protein product MTIERKAPTGILGFPVAPFTNEGNIDEKVLEKNINFLVEEGLTSIFVACGAGEFQSINQKEYQKMVEIAVSTVNGKVPVYTGVGGNLSQALEQTELSAKLGADGYLVLPPYLIEGEQEGIFNYLKTVVNSTDLNAILYQRDNCIASLETVTKLAEYPQVVGVKDGAGNMELNMELIQNLGDRLEWVNGMPLAEVTMPAFYHIGFNSYSSAISNYIPHVSRLFFNALQNGDQQLLNDLYQDVIFPINNIRKQRKGYAVSLIKAGMDIVGLPVTDVVRPPVVPVEKEHYQQLEKILKGVMDKYPNDKKVTL
- the gucD gene encoding alpha-ketoglutaric semialdehyde dehydrogenase GucD, producing the protein MSLQTKKETFLNFVNGEWVASSTGEVEESINPANKDEIVGYIQKSSLKDLEKAITAAKQAKNPWRKLSGAERGNYLYKAADILEENIEDIATTMTKEMGKTFPEAKGETARGVAILRYYAGEGMRKVGDVIPSTDSEALMFTTRSPLGVVGVITPWNFPVAIPVWKMAPALIYGNTVVIKPASEAAVTAAKVIKCFEEAGLPNGVINMVTGSGSVIGQGIVDNTDIDGITFTGSDMVGKQVGQGALARGAKYQLEMGGKNPVIVAEDADLDLAVEATISGGLRSTGQKCTATSRVIVHADVYEEFRNKLVAKVKEIKIGNGLQDGTWMGPCASENQLNTVLSYISKGKEEGADLICGGNRYQDSDNPNGFFVEPTVFDNVKNNMAIAQEEIFGPVLALIKVDNIEEALEVANDVKFGLSASIFTTNISKMLSFIEDMEAGLVRINAESAGVELQAPFGGMKQSSSHSREQGQAAIEFFTSIKTVFVK
- a CDS encoding FadR/GntR family transcriptional regulator, with the translated sequence MGENKNKLEMKSLDRKTLSKQVIDQIIDLLLSGQLKPGDKLPPEMELLEILGVSRPVLREALSSLETLGIIQRRTREGTFFTNSIGSKPYSIMLALSAGNLPAIMETRMSLELGLVSIAAEKITDEDLARLKETIDYMANNVEYTEQDRDFHRIIAYSASNPVMAGIIDPLLDAFDSTVDQISKRDRNQEETLAQHIEIYKALEKRDPIESFQKMYQHLDYVRNKVLKGIKVNS
- the garD gene encoding galactarate dehydratase is translated as MSLNPTHEEIPLYIKVNENDNVAIIVNSVGLREGTTFSCGLTLEEFVPQGHKVTLDDISEGQAITRYGEVIGYAATSLKKGSWVKESSINLPTPPELDELPLANNGDMKESSPLEGYTFEGYRNSDGSVGIKNILGITTSVQCVVGVLDYAVNKVKKEILPKYPNVHDVVALNHNYGCGVAINAPEAEIPIRTIQSLASHPNFGGEVMVVGLGCEKLAPERLVSSDSTDDDIISLQDQQGFHQMIESIMNMADIRLKQLNERQRETCPASDLVIGLQCGGSDAFSGVTANPAVGYAADLLVKAGATVLFSEVTEVRDAIHLLTPRAVSEEVGQALINEMKWYDEYLQRGKADRSANPSPGNKKGGLANVVEKSLGSIVKSGSSPISGVLSPGEKVSKKGLIFAATPASDFVCGTLQLASGMHLQVFTTGRGTPYGLSPAPVIKVSTTNSLQEQWKDLIDINAGRIATGEASIEEIGWELFHFILDVASGRKQTWAEYWDLHNDLSLFNPAPIT